The Leptospira sp. WS39.C2 genome contains a region encoding:
- a CDS encoding crossover junction endodeoxyribonuclease RuvC, with the protein MKIIGIDPGSHRVGYAILSFPEGQRRNPSLLGYGTIEVAPKTPSPHNLLQIRRELQAILTEFQPECAAVEELFFVQNTTTGMKVSESRGVILLTLGENQIPMVSLTATQIKKGISTKGNATKKEVRAAIQMILGFKDLTGHDDSWDAIACAFVGRSLV; encoded by the coding sequence TTGAAAATCATCGGAATTGATCCTGGGTCCCACAGAGTGGGCTATGCCATCTTGTCCTTTCCAGAAGGACAACGCCGCAACCCAAGCCTCCTTGGGTATGGGACAATTGAAGTGGCACCCAAAACCCCTTCTCCTCATAATTTACTCCAAATCCGAAGGGAACTCCAGGCAATTCTCACTGAATTCCAACCAGAATGTGCGGCCGTAGAAGAACTGTTTTTTGTACAAAACACAACCACGGGGATGAAGGTTTCCGAATCTCGGGGAGTGATTTTACTCACCTTGGGAGAAAACCAGATCCCGATGGTTTCCCTTACCGCCACTCAGATCAAAAAAGGAATTTCGACAAAAGGAAACGCCACCAAAAAGGAAGTCCGAGCGGCCATCCAAATGATTTTGGGATTTAAAGATCTCACAGGCCACGACGACTCTTGGGATGCCATCGCTTGTGCTTTTGTGGGGAGGTCGTTAGTTTGA
- a CDS encoding arylesterase: protein MTVLTLTANCGGQIQEKPIAGCERISGTPGPEDFDLIRETSTIIVSSHERRNGLKDIGALYEISFLNTKQKLEAKKIETNYPENFRPHGISYAKVNGIETLAVISHTLNDEIPHTLEIFERSKSGKWTHTKTLSDPSLTSPNDIFMNESGEIFTSNDNGTSNSFRKYWDMIIRSGRADVSYYDGKSFQTLGVPVMLGNGIYIRKKGKQELLYRSVFSEKAIRVYEVNRMDGKINLKYLESIQIGAGPDNILEDESGMLWLAAHDSTYKFIRHVMNRTNLAPTRVFKINPETKEVTEVYANEGAEISAGSTGLVYKDKLLISQVFEDFLLVCPKP from the coding sequence TTGACAGTTTTAACCCTCACGGCAAATTGCGGAGGCCAAATCCAAGAAAAACCCATTGCCGGTTGTGAACGAATCTCAGGCACTCCTGGCCCAGAAGATTTTGACCTTATCCGTGAAACTTCGACGATAATCGTTTCTTCCCATGAAAGGCGGAATGGTTTAAAGGATATTGGTGCTTTGTATGAAATATCTTTTCTTAACACGAAACAAAAATTAGAAGCAAAAAAAATTGAAACCAATTACCCAGAGAATTTTCGACCACATGGAATCAGTTATGCGAAGGTAAATGGTATAGAAACACTAGCAGTGATTTCTCACACCTTAAACGATGAAATTCCGCATACTTTAGAAATTTTTGAACGATCAAAATCGGGAAAATGGACTCATACCAAAACGTTAAGTGACCCATCACTCACAAGTCCCAACGATATTTTTATGAATGAGTCAGGTGAGATTTTTACTTCCAACGATAATGGTACAAGTAATTCATTTCGTAAGTATTGGGATATGATCATACGAAGTGGAAGAGCTGATGTTTCTTATTATGACGGAAAATCATTTCAAACACTTGGGGTACCTGTGATGTTAGGAAATGGTATCTACATTCGAAAAAAAGGCAAACAAGAGTTATTGTATCGCTCAGTTTTTTCCGAAAAAGCAATCCGTGTGTATGAAGTAAATCGGATGGATGGCAAAATCAATTTAAAATATTTGGAATCCATTCAGATCGGTGCGGGACCTGATAATATACTTGAAGATGAATCAGGTATGTTATGGCTTGCGGCCCATGATTCCACTTATAAATTCATTCGGCATGTGATGAACCGAACCAACTTAGCGCCTACTCGAGTATTTAAAATCAACCCAGAAACAAAAGAAGTCACTGAAGTTTATGCCAATGAAGGTGCTGAGATTTCTGCTGGAAGCACGGGTCTTGTGTACAAAGACAAACTTTTGATTTCGCAAGTGTTTGAAGATTTCCTTTTGGTTTGTCCAAAACCATAA
- a CDS encoding phosphotransferase family protein, with product MDIRELQEKVELHLTSVWNEPVKVTEIYHLSGGACQDNYAIELHSKSSVKSVVLRTDKGGSLLSSLSKRDEFKVAELVYKAGVKTPTPVYLEEESSVIGAPFFLMEKIAGKATGRYITKDKELDTYRKSKMVSDLASNLAKLHTVIPESVSDEDLKQKLKLVTIENYISIAIEDLRKSLDELPEAHPAIELCLLWMESHAPNIDKIVLVHGDYRTGNFMMNAEGLQGILDFEFAHFGDRHEDIAWLCMRDWRFGRLAKEVGGFGDRKDFYKEYEATSGIPVDPFKVTFWEIMGNVRWAIGSAQQAERHLSGKDRGIELASIGRRTAEMEWEAIRLIEGLENAI from the coding sequence ATGGATATCAGAGAATTACAAGAAAAGGTGGAGTTACACCTAACTTCAGTTTGGAATGAACCAGTCAAAGTAACTGAGATTTACCATTTGAGTGGAGGTGCTTGCCAAGATAATTACGCAATAGAACTCCATTCAAAATCTTCAGTAAAATCAGTTGTCCTTCGTACGGATAAAGGAGGGAGTTTACTCTCCTCGTTGTCAAAACGTGATGAATTTAAGGTGGCTGAACTTGTATACAAAGCTGGAGTCAAAACTCCTACTCCAGTTTATTTAGAAGAAGAATCTTCGGTGATCGGCGCTCCCTTTTTCCTAATGGAAAAAATTGCAGGGAAAGCAACTGGCCGTTACATTACAAAAGACAAAGAATTGGATACTTATCGTAAATCTAAAATGGTTTCTGACTTAGCATCAAATTTAGCAAAACTTCATACAGTAATTCCAGAATCTGTTTCTGATGAAGATTTAAAACAGAAACTTAAGTTGGTTACAATTGAAAATTATATTTCAATAGCAATCGAAGATTTACGAAAATCTTTAGACGAATTGCCTGAGGCACATCCAGCTATAGAATTGTGTTTACTTTGGATGGAATCTCATGCACCTAACATTGATAAAATTGTTTTAGTCCACGGCGACTATCGAACTGGTAATTTTATGATGAATGCAGAAGGTCTTCAAGGAATTTTAGATTTTGAATTTGCTCATTTCGGAGATCGTCATGAAGATATTGCATGGTTGTGTATGCGAGATTGGAGATTTGGTCGCTTGGCAAAAGAAGTGGGAGGGTTTGGAGATAGGAAAGATTTCTACAAAGAATACGAAGCTACCTCCGGAATACCCGTTGATCCATTTAAAGTAACATTTTGGGAAATCATGGGAAATGTTCGTTGGGCGATCGGAAGTGCACAACAAGCAGAAAGGCATTTATCAGGAAAAGATAGGGGAATTGAACTTGCTTCCATTGGAAGGAGGACAGCGGAAATGGAATGGGAAGCCATTCGTCTCATTGAAGGATTAGAAAATGCAATATAG
- a CDS encoding RNA pyrophosphohydrolase, whose translation MDERDILTIMTNKPYRRNVGMVVFNSLGKVIVGERIQFPGSWQFPQGGIDEDEDYLEAAKRELYEELGIKKAIYVSEFPDWIPYDFPNSLGLNSHLQKFRGQLQRWILFYWDGSLEECDLVHHEQEFLTIRYMEIEDTIQSVIDFKRPVYEKFVPLFKTAIQNYIAENV comes from the coding sequence ATGGATGAGAGAGACATTCTAACGATTATGACAAACAAACCCTACCGCAGAAACGTAGGCATGGTAGTATTTAATTCTTTAGGCAAAGTCATTGTAGGAGAAAGGATTCAATTTCCAGGTTCCTGGCAATTCCCACAAGGTGGTATCGACGAAGATGAAGATTATTTAGAAGCCGCAAAACGAGAATTATACGAAGAATTAGGGATCAAAAAAGCAATTTATGTGTCTGAATTCCCAGATTGGATACCTTATGACTTTCCAAATTCTTTGGGTCTCAATTCCCATTTACAGAAGTTTCGTGGTCAATTACAAAGATGGATTTTGTTTTATTGGGATGGTAGTTTGGAAGAGTGTGATTTAGTCCACCATGAACAAGAGTTTTTGACAATAAGATATATGGAAATTGAGGATACAATCCAATCGGTGATTGATTTCAAACGACCCGTTTATGAAAAGTTTGTTCCTCTTTTTAAAACTGCGATCCAAAATTACATTGCAGAGAATGTGTAA
- a CDS encoding acyl-CoA dehydrogenase family protein: protein MDFEIPQEVESLRKKIQSFIAEEIIPLEKHYDYEKGRMPEDINQQARAKVKAAGFWTPHLPKSEGGLGLDLIGTCIIFSELGRSPIAPYIFNCDAPDEGNMHLLSLAASEKQKELILHPLIKGELRTGFAMTEPSPGAGSDPTSLQTNAEKQGDKYILNGRKWYCTGANGAKYLIVMAKVNGSFRKTTMFLVPTNAKGYTMVREIELMGSHGPGGHCELNFENVEVPEDMVLGRVGEGFRLSQERLGPARLTHCMRWTGMARRALSIARSYAKEREVFSARIADHQGIQWMFAERATEIEMAFLLTLKAAWLLKTGKDARQETSMAKWKVSESLCNTIDMAIQICGGKGYSRDLPLELFYRDARAARIADGPSEVHKMVIGRNYVSEKWDF from the coding sequence ATGGACTTTGAAATTCCCCAAGAAGTAGAATCACTTCGTAAAAAAATACAATCCTTTATCGCAGAAGAAATCATTCCTCTGGAAAAACATTACGATTATGAAAAAGGTCGCATGCCAGAAGACATTAACCAACAAGCGCGCGCTAAAGTAAAGGCAGCAGGTTTTTGGACACCTCATCTTCCTAAATCAGAAGGTGGATTAGGTTTGGATTTAATTGGAACTTGTATCATTTTTAGTGAACTTGGTCGTTCGCCCATTGCACCTTATATTTTTAATTGTGATGCTCCAGATGAAGGGAACATGCATTTGTTATCCCTTGCAGCTTCTGAAAAACAAAAAGAATTAATTTTACACCCACTCATTAAAGGAGAACTTCGCACTGGTTTTGCGATGACAGAACCATCTCCTGGTGCTGGATCAGATCCCACTTCCTTACAAACCAATGCGGAAAAACAAGGGGATAAATACATCCTGAATGGTCGAAAGTGGTATTGCACAGGGGCAAATGGAGCAAAATACCTCATTGTCATGGCTAAAGTGAATGGAAGTTTTCGCAAAACAACAATGTTCCTTGTACCAACGAATGCGAAAGGATATACCATGGTTCGTGAAATTGAACTAATGGGATCACATGGACCTGGGGGACATTGTGAGCTAAACTTTGAAAATGTAGAAGTACCTGAAGATATGGTACTTGGTAGAGTTGGAGAAGGTTTTCGTTTGTCACAAGAAAGGTTGGGGCCAGCTCGCCTTACTCATTGTATGCGATGGACAGGAATGGCAAGAAGAGCACTCTCAATAGCTCGAAGTTATGCGAAAGAAAGAGAAGTATTTAGTGCAAGGATCGCAGACCACCAAGGTATCCAATGGATGTTTGCTGAAAGAGCAACGGAAATCGAAATGGCATTTTTACTAACTTTAAAAGCCGCTTGGTTATTAAAAACAGGTAAAGATGCAAGACAAGAAACATCTATGGCAAAATGGAAAGTAAGTGAGTCATTATGTAATACAATCGATATGGCAATCCAAATTTGTGGTGGAAAGGGTTATTCAAGAGATCTCCCTCTCGAATTGTTTTACCGAGATGCAAGAGCAGCAAGGATTGCAGATGGTCCTTCTGAAGTTCATAAAATGGTCATAGGTCGTAACTATGTATCTGAAAAGTGGGATTTTTAA
- a CDS encoding SDR family oxidoreductase, with amino-acid sequence MQLNGNTILITGGTSGIGLALAKRFSDLGNQILVCGTNAKKLEEIQKTYPKWGTYLRDISRPEEREKLFQDTTKDFPELNVLFNNAGIQRYPKLNELEPWTNLGKEIDVNLGAPIHLSMLFAKHLFAKKNAAILNTTSGLSHIPLAYAPVYSATKAALHSFTLTLRFQFRNQPIEVIEVSPPMVDTDLGIPNTHTAGLNLDEYANSVMEGLRNGNLEITTGFSTVSANASREQKNEIFLSMNQARSASN; translated from the coding sequence ATGCAATTGAATGGAAATACAATCCTCATTACTGGGGGAACAAGTGGGATCGGTCTTGCTCTTGCAAAACGATTCTCTGATTTGGGAAACCAAATTTTAGTCTGTGGAACCAATGCAAAGAAATTGGAAGAGATTCAGAAAACATATCCCAAATGGGGGACTTATCTTCGTGATATTTCTCGTCCTGAGGAAAGAGAAAAATTGTTTCAAGATACAACTAAAGATTTTCCAGAACTCAACGTTCTATTCAATAATGCAGGGATCCAACGATATCCTAAATTAAACGAACTAGAACCTTGGACAAACTTAGGAAAGGAAATCGATGTAAATTTAGGAGCGCCCATTCATCTTTCTATGTTATTCGCTAAACACCTGTTTGCAAAGAAAAATGCGGCCATTCTCAATACAACCTCTGGATTATCACATATTCCTTTGGCTTATGCACCTGTGTATAGCGCTACGAAAGCGGCTTTACATTCATTTACATTGACACTAAGATTCCAATTTCGTAACCAACCTATTGAAGTGATTGAAGTTTCGCCACCAATGGTGGATACAGATTTAGGAATCCCTAACACACATACGGCGGGTCTAAACTTAGATGAATATGCAAATAGTGTTATGGAAGGTTTAAGGAATGGAAATTTAGAAATTACCACGGGATTTTCTACAGTCTCTGCCAATGCGAGTCGGGAACAAAAGAATGAAATCTTTTTGTCAATGAACCAAGCTAGGAGCGCTTCAAACTAA
- the sixA gene encoding phosphohistidine phosphatase SixA: MKIILVRHGEAENSTPTISDSQRELTDKGKSDIHKIGKFIKNSSLAVKQVYYSPYTRTKHTAEILSEELKYSGEMVASDDLAAGRGCTDIISCLVNFSNSDTVLLVGHNPDITYFAAKLLGNSNVAENLVFQPGSTIAINVAREKFDHGQIIWAISPDNLGV; this comes from the coding sequence ATGAAGATCATTTTGGTTCGGCACGGTGAGGCTGAAAACTCCACCCCTACTATTTCGGATTCACAAAGAGAACTTACTGACAAAGGGAAAAGTGATATCCATAAAATTGGTAAGTTCATCAAAAACTCTTCCTTGGCAGTCAAACAAGTTTATTATAGTCCTTATACAAGAACGAAACATACAGCAGAGATACTTTCAGAAGAATTGAAATATAGCGGAGAAATGGTTGCCTCAGATGATTTAGCAGCAGGAAGAGGTTGTACAGATATCATTTCTTGTTTAGTGAACTTTAGTAATTCCGATACAGTTTTGTTAGTTGGTCATAATCCTGATATTACTTATTTTGCGGCCAAATTACTTGGGAACTCTAATGTAGCTGAAAACCTCGTTTTCCAACCTGGTTCCACAATTGCGATCAATGTTGCCCGTGAAAAATTTGACCATGGCCAAATCATTTGGGCGATTTCTCCAGATAACCTCGGAGTATAA
- a CDS encoding acylphosphatase — protein MGKSEEARARILVRGTVQGVGFRYYILQKAQEMRLKGYTQNLPNGEVEAVVEGDKLFIEDLYRAMQRGPTKAKVKDHVIDWSDPKNQFKTFLIKK, from the coding sequence TTGGGAAAATCAGAAGAAGCAAGAGCAAGAATTTTAGTACGGGGAACCGTACAGGGTGTGGGATTTCGTTATTATATCTTACAAAAAGCCCAAGAAATGAGACTCAAAGGTTATACTCAAAACTTGCCCAACGGGGAAGTGGAAGCAGTAGTTGAAGGGGACAAACTTTTTATCGAAGATTTGTATCGTGCGATGCAAAGAGGTCCGACAAAAGCAAAAGTAAAGGATCATGTAATTGATTGGAGTGATCCTAAAAACCAATTTAAAACTTTTTTGATCAAAAAATAA
- a CDS encoding histidine phosphatase family protein, with amino-acid sequence MSYLYLVRHGQADRLGKNYDQLTELGWKQANLLGEYFKQQRIEFDSVFTGSLNRQKQTAEGIIKSFTNEKFCIPDPIENSAWDEFDSRMWLGIAAKIRNSNESFAKLYELYKKAWEDGKEETRHYFQELIQLVLADWVNGVWDPVEPYTFQEYIEKVSVGPKQIPLDVKSTLVVSSSTPIAIMMGLSCNMNHKEFPIFMKSILNSSLSVFRRENNHWEPVSWNATPHLQNPDLISIV; translated from the coding sequence ATGTCCTATTTGTATTTAGTGCGGCATGGGCAAGCTGATCGACTCGGAAAAAATTATGACCAACTAACAGAACTTGGATGGAAGCAAGCTAACTTACTTGGGGAATATTTTAAACAACAACGTATTGAATTTGATTCTGTATTTACTGGTTCTTTAAACCGTCAAAAACAAACAGCAGAAGGAATTATCAAAAGTTTTACTAATGAAAAATTTTGTATTCCCGATCCAATCGAAAATTCTGCTTGGGATGAATTTGACTCTCGTATGTGGTTAGGCATTGCAGCAAAAATCCGAAATTCAAATGAATCATTTGCCAAATTATATGAATTGTATAAAAAAGCATGGGAAGACGGAAAAGAAGAAACAAGACATTATTTCCAAGAGCTCATCCAACTTGTGTTAGCTGATTGGGTAAATGGAGTTTGGGATCCAGTGGAACCTTATACTTTTCAAGAGTATATCGAAAAAGTATCTGTTGGACCGAAACAAATACCACTGGATGTAAAAAGTACGCTTGTTGTATCTTCAAGCACTCCCATTGCCATTATGATGGGTTTGTCTTGTAATATGAATCATAAAGAATTTCCGATCTTTATGAAGTCTATCTTGAATTCTTCCTTAAGTGTGTTTCGTCGCGAAAACAATCATTGGGAACCTGTGAGTTGGAATGCAACTCCTCACTTACAAAATCCCGATTTGATATCCATTGTATAG
- a CDS encoding aldo/keto reductase: protein MKKRRLGKSGMVVSEICMGTMTFGSSCNEDEAFRILDKAYDSGIDFYDTAEIYPVPPQKSWVHRTEEIFGKWIKTKPRDGIIIASKVAGPGHGWFSPPLREGKTALDKYHIRRAIEGSLQRLGVETIDLYQTHWPDHDVSYDETMEALTELKEEGKIRYAGCSNETSFGLMKSLWTSDKYNLIRYESIQNNFSILNRRFEDELAQVCRKEGVSLLPYSPLAGGVLTGKYNGTTKPEGARFVRYMVEGERQKRMSNRFLNEHTLASTKELMDIANKYGMSSTVMSVAWSKQHDFVASTIIGANTVEQLEESLKATDVILSEEILTEINAVSKKIQYPMG, encoded by the coding sequence ATGAAAAAACGAAGACTTGGCAAATCAGGTATGGTGGTTTCTGAAATTTGTATGGGAACCATGACTTTTGGTTCCTCATGTAACGAAGATGAGGCGTTCCGAATTCTAGATAAAGCGTATGATTCTGGTATAGATTTTTATGACACTGCAGAAATTTACCCAGTCCCTCCTCAAAAATCTTGGGTTCATAGAACAGAAGAAATTTTTGGCAAATGGATTAAGACAAAACCAAGAGATGGAATCATTATCGCAAGTAAAGTAGCAGGGCCAGGTCATGGATGGTTCAGTCCACCACTACGCGAAGGAAAAACAGCTCTCGATAAATACCATATTCGTCGTGCCATCGAAGGTTCCTTACAAAGATTAGGTGTTGAGACAATAGATTTATATCAAACCCATTGGCCAGATCATGATGTATCCTATGACGAAACCATGGAAGCACTCACCGAACTAAAAGAAGAAGGAAAAATTCGTTATGCGGGTTGTTCAAACGAAACATCCTTTGGTCTAATGAAAAGTTTATGGACTTCAGACAAATACAATTTGATTCGTTATGAATCGATTCAAAACAATTTTTCAATACTCAATCGTCGATTTGAAGATGAGTTAGCTCAAGTTTGCCGAAAAGAAGGTGTGTCCCTACTCCCCTATTCCCCATTAGCAGGAGGAGTTTTGACTGGAAAATACAATGGTACAACCAAACCAGAAGGTGCACGATTTGTTCGTTATATGGTGGAAGGGGAAAGGCAAAAACGTATGTCCAATAGATTTCTAAACGAACATACATTAGCTTCCACAAAAGAATTAATGGACATTGCGAATAAATATGGAATGAGCTCAACTGTAATGTCTGTTGCATGGAGCAAACAACATGATTTTGTAGCTTCTACTATCATTGGTGCAAATACTGTGGAACAATTAGAAGAATCATTAAAAGCAACTGATGTAATCCTCTCCGAGGAAATTTTAACTGAGATCAATGCTGTTTCGAAAAAAATTCAATACCCAATGGGTTAA
- a CDS encoding TetR/AcrR family transcriptional regulator codes for MPRTGLTASEIQDRAVEIAIDQMRAKGFEKVRLVDVAKEMGISHAALYSHFQDKTALFDAVSERWLVKLDEKQDLLVKEKRDPIQKILTWFLNLHRMKLEKVKLDPELYKAFDMAAEESKPFIQTHLANMRIQMSSLVTEAINQKKIKKRDVNLVAEILISAGTAFTHPKLVAQHCEVDRETLLVDTIDAVLKGLG; via the coding sequence ATGCCAAGAACCGGTCTCACAGCCTCGGAAATCCAAGACAGAGCGGTGGAAATTGCCATCGACCAAATGCGGGCCAAAGGTTTTGAAAAAGTTCGATTGGTGGATGTAGCTAAAGAAATGGGGATTAGCCATGCGGCCCTCTACTCCCATTTTCAAGACAAAACTGCACTTTTTGATGCAGTTTCCGAACGCTGGCTTGTGAAGTTAGATGAAAAACAGGACCTTCTCGTGAAAGAAAAACGAGATCCTATCCAAAAGATTCTCACCTGGTTTCTGAATCTCCACCGTATGAAATTGGAAAAAGTGAAACTGGATCCTGAATTGTACAAAGCATTTGATATGGCAGCAGAAGAGTCCAAACCCTTTATCCAAACTCATTTGGCCAATATGCGAATCCAAATGTCTAGTTTGGTCACAGAAGCCATAAACCAAAAAAAAATCAAAAAACGTGATGTGAACCTTGTGGCAGAAATTCTGATTTCGGCAGGGACAGCTTTCACTCACCCTAAACTTGTAGCCCAACATTGTGAGGTAGATCGTGAAACTTTATTAGTGGATACGATTGACGCAGTGTTAAAAGGATTAGGTTAA
- a CDS encoding acyl-CoA dehydrogenase family protein, producing the protein MTATAVKLEKSQAEKALNAQAALLNEVTKRLAQKNSDNGKVSISKMDKTQHVFYQLAWMTAQQRVAENFIVYAWDASKGTGELEQKMALTFAAETVSNIRSELAARPAEYELSYQELFSKLFSDEINVFVEAASKMENYEAIVDKIVDLGHFGAYGLSEDHENFRGIFKDFAENVVVPHAEHVHRHDDLIPQEIINGLRDMGCFGLCIPEQFGGIQPNDRPDNISMLVVTEELSRGSLGAAGSLITRPEIMSKALLKGGTEEQKNKWLPLLASGEKFAGIMVTEPNYGSDVAGVSVTAKEVEGGFVINGVKTWCTFAGYANLLLILCRTESDPSLKHRGLSILLAEKPSFEGHEFSYKQEGGGSIQGKAIGTIGYRGMHSYEVSFEDYFVPKENLLGGDAGRGKGFYFQMEGFAGGRIQTAARANGVMQAALEAALRYSQERKVFAKPIYDYTLTKFKIAKMAMITQATRQYTNYVATLLDDHKGQMEATLVKLYASKIAEWVTREAMQIHGGMGYAEEYPVSRYFVDARVFSIFEGAEEVMALRVVAKDLLDQALAS; encoded by the coding sequence ATGACCGCAACGGCAGTGAAACTCGAAAAATCCCAGGCGGAGAAGGCATTGAACGCCCAAGCCGCCCTCCTCAATGAAGTTACGAAACGACTCGCACAGAAAAATTCCGACAACGGTAAAGTTTCCATCAGCAAAATGGACAAAACGCAACATGTGTTTTACCAACTTGCTTGGATGACAGCACAACAACGTGTTGCTGAAAACTTCATCGTATATGCTTGGGACGCTTCCAAAGGAACTGGAGAATTGGAACAGAAAATGGCCCTCACATTTGCGGCGGAAACTGTTTCCAACATTCGTTCTGAGTTAGCAGCGCGTCCTGCAGAATACGAACTATCTTACCAGGAATTATTTTCCAAATTGTTTTCCGACGAAATCAATGTGTTTGTTGAAGCCGCATCGAAAATGGAAAACTACGAAGCCATCGTAGACAAGATCGTTGATCTTGGACATTTTGGTGCTTACGGACTTTCGGAAGACCACGAGAATTTCCGTGGAATTTTCAAAGACTTTGCTGAGAACGTAGTAGTTCCACACGCAGAACATGTTCACAGACATGATGATTTGATCCCACAAGAGATCATCAATGGCCTTCGTGATATGGGATGTTTTGGTCTTTGTATTCCAGAACAGTTTGGTGGAATCCAACCAAACGATCGCCCAGACAACATATCGATGTTAGTGGTAACAGAAGAACTTTCTCGAGGTTCACTCGGAGCAGCAGGTTCCCTCATCACTCGTCCTGAAATTATGTCGAAGGCTCTCCTCAAAGGGGGAACCGAAGAACAAAAAAACAAATGGTTACCACTCCTTGCTTCTGGTGAAAAATTTGCAGGAATTATGGTAACAGAACCTAACTACGGTTCTGATGTTGCCGGAGTTTCCGTAACAGCAAAAGAAGTAGAAGGTGGATTTGTCATCAATGGAGTCAAAACTTGGTGTACATTTGCAGGGTATGCAAACTTACTTCTTATCCTATGCCGCACAGAGTCAGATCCAAGTCTCAAACACAGAGGTCTTTCGATCCTTCTTGCTGAAAAACCATCCTTTGAAGGACACGAGTTCAGCTACAAACAAGAAGGTGGTGGCTCCATCCAAGGAAAAGCAATCGGAACGATTGGTTACCGTGGAATGCACTCTTACGAAGTTTCTTTTGAAGATTACTTTGTTCCAAAAGAAAACCTTCTTGGTGGCGACGCAGGTCGTGGAAAAGGTTTTTACTTCCAAATGGAAGGATTTGCTGGTGGAAGGATCCAAACTGCAGCTCGTGCCAATGGTGTGATGCAAGCGGCTCTCGAAGCAGCACTTCGTTATTCCCAAGAACGTAAAGTATTCGCAAAACCAATTTACGATTACACATTAACAAAGTTTAAGATTGCGAAGATGGCTATGATCACACAAGCCACTCGCCAATACACAAACTATGTAGCAACGTTACTCGATGACCACAAAGGCCAAATGGAAGCAACACTTGTAAAATTGTATGCATCCAAAATTGCTGAGTGGGTGACTCGTGAGGCAATGCAAATTCATGGTGGTATGGGTTATGCGGAAGAATATCCAGTTTCACGTTACTTCGTGGATGCTCGTGTATTCTCTATCTTTGAAGGTGCAGAAGAAGTAATGGCCCTTCGCGTTGTAGCGAAAGACCTTCTCGACCAAGCATTAGCTTCTTAA